The Arachis hypogaea cultivar Tifrunner chromosome 14, arahy.Tifrunner.gnm2.J5K5, whole genome shotgun sequence DNA window TGTACTAATGAATGTGGTCCACTCCAGACAGATTGAGTATTGTTGGGGAAGAGAATACCACATAAACTTGATAGCTTGGGGTTTTCGACATATAAGCTCTCAAGCAGCTGAGCTTTCTGATGCTTATCTCGTGATTCCTACAGACAGACCAAACTGTTTAGTAAAACCTGCAGTTGCAACTACAACTAACTAAACTCAACAGCCTTTCGCAACACGCTACATGCCTAATTGAAGTTTATGCAAATGCTATTGTTTCCTAAATCAGAAATTGTTTGAAATACCTTGTGCTTCTGTCGCTGGACTACTGCAGCTTGTCCTTCTTGCCGAGTCGCTGCATATTCATCACGAAGAGTGGTTACATCTCCAACATTAGATTTCTCGGCCAAACTTCCTCCATAATGTGACCGATTTGAAGCCTCATCCATCTGTCGCTTCGGGTTGTCCGTTTCAATCTCCCCctcatcttcttcctctccatcttcctcctcttcccctTCCTCCTGGCTGTGGTCTTCGTcattatcatcttcatcatcaccaTCAATGTCTTCATGCTTTCCCTTGGAAGGGCTGCACTGCTTCCCACTAAGATCCATTTTTGCTACCTCTCCTTTGTCATCTTCAGCATCTCCATCAGTGCCAAGTGAATCATTCATATTTGATGATGAATCCTCACCACCAGGGCTTTCTACAAGCATTGATTCCTGAAAACCAAGAAAAAGTTTCAAGTCTACGTATATTACGTGCTAGTCAATACTTAGTTTGCATGGTCATAAAGGAAAAAATAATGTACTAGGATTTCTTCATTGCATGAGCTTTTAATCCCATTTAATGTCAACAAATGTAATAGGAACCAAATGGGAGAGCAATATCGTCATGCCACTTAAAAAACATTTTGTGTTATTTGGAATACTCTATAgcataaagaaaatatataaagAGACCATTCCGATAAGATTCGTTTCTGTATTGTTATAATGAATTTAGTTTATAACCATGGAGAATtgtggaaaaaaagaaaaaatggaaaaatgtAAAATCAGTTGCAATAAAAAACACCTTCAATCACAAATTTTACCACAGGGATACAGATACCTCTAAAACCACCAGGCAAATTTCCTGGCAGGACATTAAAAGGATAAGATGTAGGCAATGATCCATTACCATACCTCTTGCTTAAATTCTTTAGCAAGCTTATCACCACCAGATCCAAAGTTTCCTTTAGCAAGTCGAGCATTCTCCTCCCGTTCCCTCCTTCGGCGCTTTAGCACACAAATAGCACATAAACAATCATGTTTATGGTGTCTTCTGCAAAATCAGATAAAGCTTTAAGTATAATAGTATCACCATCTTACAATGCAATATTGTTGCAGAATAATGTATGATATTATAAGAATTGAAGAAATAGGAATAACCAAGTTTACAAATGTACTGTTATATAAACCTTTCATAGAAATTACGTTGCACTTAATGTGATTTCTTAGAGTAATCAAAGCTTCTCTATTCCTATTCTTCAGATTAACCattcatttttagaaaattaaaccaTCAATCATGTATCAAATTTCTGGAGTCAAAGATATTAGTCTATAATTTCCATGTAAAACAGTATTACTGACACAAACACATAATTAACAATAGATTTCATTCAATTTAAGACTAAGGGATATCAATTTCCAACCATAACAGCAATTATACCACATAAGTATTCTAATATCAGCGTTGGGAGTATACTCACCCATGACGTTTCTTTGACTTCTGCTTCGCTTGACCACCCTTCGCTACTTTTCCATCACCAGATAATGCAGCATCCTCTGCTCCTGCTCATTAGAAGAATATGCTCAAATTGCTATCAAAAGACCATGGTCTAGCATCTTTCACGAAATTAAAAAAGCatattcatcttcatcttcttttcaTTTACTTGAGTAGGATTGTGAAAATAAAATCTCAGAAAACCATATAGCTTAACTATAAACTTCCCACTTTTCAATATTTTAACATCTATCACTCATTGACCCATCTCCCATCCTGAGCATGACCCCAAAAGTAAAAGAAGCTTGGAGACAAAATGGCAGAGATAATAAACAAACACATCTAGTCCTATTCATATATTGTATCACAAGAATAtttaaaacaagaaagaaaatggcGGTCAAGAATGACTCACTAAATGCTTGATACCTATCCTTTTcactaaagaaagaaataatggagGGGTACACAGAAGTCTCACCCTTAGTCCCTTTTGATGGTTCATAATATAACCCAGCTGCAGTCCAGTACTTCataaaattcttcttcactcgcCTCATAAGATCCAAGATATAGTCACCTTTATTGTTATACTTATAACAATTGTCCCAAATGTATTGAACATCCTTATAAACATCCTCAGAATTCATGTACTTCTCGCTCTTTTCAAGATTGCTGCATATAGTTCCGAAATCCATTGGCGTGTCAATGATATCAAAATAGTCCTGGTTCCAGAAAGCATTATGACATTAGACACCTGTAATCAACTAATCACAAATTTTTGGGGGACAAAAGGTAACTTTTTGGTTCCAGTTTTACTACAAATCAAATTAGTCTCCTGGGAACAACAAATATCATAGATCCTTGTGGAATAACTTCTATGCCTGAGTGTTCAAGATCAAGAAAGAGACAGCACATGTTAACCAATATCTGAAAGCACATCTAACGTTGCTTACATAATTGTGCTTACAGGAATTtttatccaaaaagaaaaaatattacttACAGGAATTCCCAGAGCTTCAGGATTAACAGGAACATTGAAGGGTTCAGCAGCATCCATTTTCATTACCTTCCTTATTACCTGTGCAGAAGAAACcaagttaaaaaaaatgttctCTGAGGCGATAACAAAGTAGAACAACGGGAAAACAAATCTAAAGTGCTCAAACATACAACTAAGGAAGCGTCCAATTCCTGCTTATTATATCGGAGACTTCTTTCTTTTGGATGATTAATCTCACTGGAAACTGTGTGGTCAGCATTGGATGCCAAGACCTTGGATGACTTAATTTTGATGCTAGCGGTAGCAGTCCTCTTTGATGGAACAGGGGATTTCATATCAGGCAAGGAATTTGCACTGTCTTCCATCCTATCAGCACCGACACCTTGTTTGTCAAAGCCGTGTTGCTGGCTACTCTTATCGGTGTCACTATGCGTGGGAGCATCCGAAGACGTGTGCTGGGAATGGGAGTCCAACATCTTTGGAGTCTTGAGCTTCACCTTAACGCGTCCAACCCCGAGTGGCTTCCCCACAGCCTTATCAATGGAGCCATCAGGATTAATGCTGGCCACATTGTAATGCTGCTGATCTGTCCCAGTTGAGGAAGGTGTGTCAACCTCCATTCCAGAGTTATCatccttatcatcatcattatcattattagtaCCATAATGCTCCAAAGCAGAGGTTTCTTCCTTATTTTGAGTCTCATTACCACTCACTACATGCTTGCTACTGCTCTTTCCCTTCCCCTTTTTATGCCCACGCTTCCGCTTCATCCTCTAACCAAACCACACTCTGTTCCAA harbors:
- the LOC112741060 gene encoding uncharacterized protein, which encodes MKRKRGHKKGKGKSSSKHVVSGNETQNKEETSALEHYGTNNDNDDDKDDNSGMEVDTPSSTGTDQQHYNVASINPDGSIDKAVGKPLGVGRVKVKLKTPKMLDSHSQHTSSDAPTHSDTDKSSQQHGFDKQGVGADRMEDSANSLPDMKSPVPSKRTATASIKIKSSKVLASNADHTVSSEINHPKERSLRYNKQELDASLVVIRKVMKMDAAEPFNVPVNPEALGIPDYFDIIDTPMDFGTICSNLEKSEKYMNSEDVYKDVQYIWDNCYKYNNKGDYILDLMRRVKKNFMKYWTAAGLYYEPSKGTKGAEDAALSGDGKVAKGGQAKQKSKKRHGRHHKHDCLCAICVLKRRRREREENARLAKGNFGSGGDKLAKEFKQEESMLVESPGGEDSSSNMNDSLGTDGDAEDDKGEVAKMDLSGKQCSPSKGKHEDIDGDDEDDNDEDHSQEEGEEEEDGEEEDEGEIETDNPKRQMDEASNRSHYGGSLAEKSNVGDVTTLRDEYAATRQEGQAAVVQRQKHKESRDKHQKAQLLESLYVENPKLSSLCGILFPNNTQSVWSGPHSLVQRQNSSRTSSIHAAIRTLMD